In Solanum pennellii chromosome 7, SPENNV200, the following are encoded in one genomic region:
- the LOC107024319 gene encoding acetyl-coenzyme A synthetase, chloroplastic/glyoxysomal-like, with translation MKEINCSNNNNIVLGEGFASEEVNFVIPSHEFSKQAHVSSLQKYAEMYGKSVEDPAGFWSEIASEFYWKQKWGQPVYTHNLDIRNGKINIQWFKGGKTNICYNCLDRNINAGNGDKFAILWEGNDLGRDATLTYTQLLARVCQLANYLKSIGVGKGDAVIIYLPMLMELPIAMLACARIGAVHSVVFAGFSAESLAQRIVDCKPKVVITCSAVKRGAKTIFLKDIVDDALTQSAQNSVKIDVCLTFENESALQKQMTKWVEGRDIWWQDVVPKYPVTCDVEWVDAEDPLFLLYTSGSTGKPKGVLHTTGGYMVYTATTFKYAFDYKPKDIYWCTADCGWITGHSYVTYGPLLNGATNVVFEGAPNYPDAGRCWDIVDKYKISIFYTAPTLVRSLMREGDEHVTRYSRKSLRVLGSVGEPINPSAWRWFFNVVGDGKCPISDTWWQTETGGFMITPMPGAWPQKPGSATLPFFGVQPVIVDEKGVELEGECSGYLCVKNSWPSAFRTLYGDHERYETTYFSAFPGYYFTGDGCNRDKDGYYWLTGRVDDVINVSGHRIGTAEVESALVSHPQCVEAAVVGVEHDVKGQGIYAFVTLAEGVSYSEELRKSLIKVVRDKIGGFAAPDKIHWAPGLPKTRSGKIMRRILRKIASNSLDELGDTSTLADPTVVDQLIALAHS, from the exons ATGAAAGAAATCAATtgttcaaataataataatattgttctTGGTGAAGGTTTTGCATCTGAGGAAGTTAATTTTGTGATCCCCAGTCACGAATTCTCCAAACAGGCTCATGTTTCTTCTTTACAAAAG TATGCGGAGATGTATGGTAAGTCGGTGGAGGATCCGGCCGGATTTTGGTCTGAGATTGCATCGGAATTTTATTGGAAACAGAAATGGGGGCAACCTGTTTACACCCATAATCTCGACATTCGCAATGGCAAAATTAATATTCAG TGGTTTAAAGGTGGTAAAACAAATATATGTTACAATTGCTTGGATAGAAATATTAATGCTGGAAATGGTGACAAATTTGCAATTTTATGGGAAGGAAATGACCTTGGTCGTGATGCCACTTTAACGTACACTCAACTTTTAGCCAGAGTTTGTCag TTGGCAAATTACTTGAAAAGTATTGGAGTTGGAAAGGGTGATGCTGTTATCATTTACTTGCCTATGCTTATGGAACTTCCCATTGCTATGCTTGCCTGTGCTCGCATTGGTGCCGTTCACTCG GTAGTATTTGCGGGGTTCTCGGCAGAATCACTTGCACAGAGAATCGTAGATTGCAAGCCAAAAGTTGTGATAACATGCAGTGCAGTTAAGAGAGGAGCAAAGACTATTTTTCTCAAAGACATTGTTGATGATGCCTTAACACAATCTGCCCAAAATTCAGTCAAAATAG ATGTGTGTCTGACTTTTGAGAATGAATCAGCATTACAAAAACAAATGACTAAATGGGTTGAAGGAAGAGATATTTGGTGGCAG gATGTAGTTCCAAAATATCCAGTTACATGTGATGTAGAATGGGTTGATGCAGAAGATCCACTTTTCCTACTTTACACTAGTGGTAGCACTGGAAAGCCTAAG GGTGTTCTTCATACAACTGGAGGTTATATGGTATACACTGCAACAACATTCAAGTATGCATTTGACTACAAACCAAAAGACATTTATTG GTGTACAGCTGACTGCGGTTGGATTACCGGTCATAGTTATGTTACATATGGACCTTTACTGAATGGAGCAACAAATGTGGTTTTTGAAGGG GCTCCGAATTATCCAGATGCAGGACGTTGTTGGGATATCGTTGATAagtataaaatttcaattttttacacCGCTCCCACATTAGTAAGATCTCTCATGCGCGAGGGAGACGAG caCGTGACTCGATATTCAAGAAAATCTTTGAGGGTGCTGGGAAGTGTTGGTGAGCCAATCAATCCTAGTGCATGGAG ATGGTTTTTCAATGTTGTAGGAGATGGAAAGTGCCCTATATCTGATACATGGTGGCAAACAGAAACTGGAGGTTTCATg ATTACTCCAATGCCAGGAGCTTGGCCACAGAAGCCTGGTTCTGCTACATTACCATTTTTTGGTGTCCAG cCTGTAATAGTGGACGAGAAGGGTGTGGAGCTCGAAGGTGAGTGTAGTGGATATTTATGCGTGAAAAATTCATGGCCTTCTGCATTCAGAACACTTTATGGAGATCATGAAAGATATGAGACTACATACTTTAGTGCCTTCCCTGGATATTACTTTACTGGTGATGGTTGCAACAG GGACAAAGACGGTTACTACTGGCTCACTGGCAGAGTAGATGATGTTATTAACGTCAG TGGACACCGCATTGGCACAGCTGAAGTAGAGTCAGCTTTAGTATCACATCCTCAATGTGTTGAAGCTGCTGTTGTTGGCGTGGAGCATGATGTTAAAGGACAAGGGATATACGCGTTTGTTACTTTGGCTGAAGGTGTTTCATATAGTGAGGAACTCAGAAAAAGTCTTATCAAAGTTGTTAGAGATAag ATTGGAGGTTTTGCTGCACCAGACAAGATCCACTGGGCACCAGGTCTACCAAAGACAAGGAGTGGCAAAATAATGAGAAGAATATTGAGAAAAATTGCTTCAAACAGCTTAGATGAGCTTGGGGACACAAGTACTTTGGCTGATCCTACTGTTGTTGATCAGCTTATTGCACTAGCTCATTCTTGA
- the LOC107025649 gene encoding uncharacterized protein LOC107025649 — MDRIIELKSSTESIKRTMMMHEDIFKQQVKELHKLYHLQRKLMVDVKNEMSKIEDPRHKSMIYNMSTWHEPRREIEFNGVNVYGLGDDQQRETSGSCSGENSKTISIPIRGLNIEMEERSSTSNYEDEKMKNNNIHRCDEETNVELTLSIGPSNSKKRLKSHNKEKEISFSTSTKFEDCGDATSSVIFNKESAPQAYWFSQDLSLNRRS, encoded by the exons ATGGATAGAATCATTGAATTGAAGAGTAGTACAGAATCCATAAAGAGGACAATGATGATGCATGAGGATATTTTCAAGCAACAG GTAAAAGAGCTCCACAAACTATACCATCTTCAAAGGAAACTGATGGTGGATGTGAAGAATGAGATGTCAAAGATAGAGGATCCAAGACACAAATCTATGATCTACAACATGTCAACTTGGCATGAGCCTAGAAGAGAAATAGAGTTTAATGGTGTTAATGTTTATGGTTTAGGAGATGATCAACAAAGAGAAACAAGTGGTAGTTGCTCAGGTGAGAACTCAAAAACAATATCAATACCAATTAGAGGATTGAATATTGAAATGGAAGAAAGAAGTTCAACTAGTAATTATGAGGATGAgaagatgaaaaataataatattcatagaTGTGATGAGGAAACAAATGTGGAGCTAACACTAAGTATTGGACCTAGCAATAgtaaaaaaagattgaaaagtcATAATAAAGAAAAGGAGATAAGTTTTTCTACTTCAACAAAGTTTGAAGATTGTGGTGATGCTACTTCAAGTGTTATATTCAACAAAGAAAGTGCCCCTCAAGCTTATTGGTTTTCCCAAGATCTTAGTTTAAATAGGAGATCATAG